The following are encoded together in the Streptomyces rapamycinicus NRRL 5491 genome:
- a CDS encoding phage tail tube protein, which yields MAGGRPIDARGWIFEVEDADAGAETWLPISGITTFTHNPGENEETVDTTAFDSEGLYEQDVMQRGATLEVEGQYRIDKTTKAQDPGQAYIDHEWAQRLGIDSRNRVRWRHNTQTQWVIWDATVTPGEQGGGNNDKTSWSATITRCGAPTSAAVAP from the coding sequence ATGGCAGGCGGAAGGCCGATTGACGCCCGCGGGTGGATTTTCGAAGTGGAGGACGCCGACGCCGGCGCCGAGACGTGGCTGCCGATCTCCGGTATCACCACCTTCACGCACAACCCCGGAGAGAACGAGGAAACCGTCGACACAACGGCGTTTGACTCCGAGGGTCTGTACGAGCAGGACGTGATGCAGCGGGGCGCGACGCTGGAAGTCGAGGGGCAGTACCGCATCGACAAGACCACCAAGGCGCAGGACCCGGGGCAGGCGTACATCGACCACGAGTGGGCGCAGCGTCTCGGCATCGACTCCCGGAACCGCGTGCGGTGGCGCCACAACACGCAAACGCAGTGGGTGATCTGGGATGCGACCGTGACCCCTGGTGAGCAGGGCGGGGGCAACAACGACAAAACGAGTTGGTCGGCCACCATCACCCGGTGCGGCGCCCCGACGTCCGCGGCGGTGGCCCCGTGA
- a CDS encoding minor capsid protein gives MADLLDGIARWLDDVGLLTYDPTGRTGDCFIEAMPATPDAAVSLALYDGPAPAARDDADTPRLQVRVRGGPDPRLSRRRCTAVYRALHGLAGVELADGTWLTLAAARGTPAPLGPDSSGRHEHVVNFDLDVSGPTEP, from the coding sequence GTGGCTGACCTGCTCGACGGCATCGCCCGATGGCTCGACGACGTCGGCCTGCTCACCTACGACCCGACCGGCCGTACGGGCGACTGCTTCATCGAGGCCATGCCCGCCACACCGGACGCCGCCGTATCGCTGGCCCTGTACGACGGGCCCGCCCCGGCCGCCCGGGACGACGCCGACACCCCGCGCCTACAGGTGCGCGTGCGCGGCGGCCCCGACCCGCGGCTGTCCCGTCGCCGCTGTACCGCCGTGTACCGCGCTCTGCACGGTCTCGCCGGCGTCGAGCTGGCCGATGGTACGTGGCTCACCCTCGCCGCCGCCCGCGGCACCCCCGCCCCTCTGGGGCCCGACAGCAGCGGCCGGCACGAGCACGTCGTGAATTTCGACCTTGACGTGTCCGGCCCCACCGAACCGTAA
- a CDS encoding N4-gp56 family major capsid protein, translated as MPAGKTTAAQMIVPDVWADMVQAKFKGALILGTLALDDNTLEGKPGDTVNFPKWTALGEAEDLTEGTPMTPEQLGTDPGNSATIKEAGKAVELTDKSRLVAFGDPYAETQRQLGVLIARKIDKDLTAAAEAPGVITVDASTAALSWNVMVSGIEKFGDEWDPDNMAGLVIHSVQRAALLRDPNFISADKLGAGAVIPRGVIGQVGGVNIYVSDRVTKTGTGADTTYNALLLRRGALGLLYKRRPIVETDRDILARTTVVTTNVHYATHRLDDEGVVVLKTKGAAA; from the coding sequence ATGCCCGCAGGAAAGACCACCGCGGCACAGATGATCGTGCCCGACGTCTGGGCCGACATGGTGCAGGCGAAGTTCAAGGGGGCGTTGATCCTGGGCACGCTCGCCCTCGACGACAACACCCTCGAAGGCAAGCCCGGCGATACGGTCAACTTCCCCAAGTGGACCGCTCTGGGCGAGGCCGAGGACCTCACCGAGGGCACGCCGATGACCCCCGAGCAGCTCGGCACCGACCCGGGCAACTCGGCCACCATCAAGGAAGCCGGTAAGGCCGTCGAGCTGACGGACAAGAGCCGGCTTGTGGCGTTCGGCGACCCGTACGCGGAGACGCAGCGGCAGCTCGGCGTACTGATCGCCCGGAAGATCGACAAGGACCTGACCGCCGCTGCCGAGGCCCCCGGCGTGATCACCGTGGACGCCTCGACCGCCGCCCTGTCCTGGAACGTCATGGTCTCCGGCATCGAGAAGTTCGGGGACGAGTGGGACCCCGACAACATGGCCGGCCTGGTCATCCACAGCGTGCAGCGCGCCGCCCTGCTGCGCGATCCGAACTTCATCTCGGCCGACAAGCTCGGAGCAGGCGCCGTCATCCCGCGCGGTGTGATCGGGCAGGTGGGCGGCGTGAACATCTACGTTTCCGACCGCGTCACCAAGACCGGCACCGGGGCCGACACCACGTACAATGCGCTGCTGCTCCGGCGCGGCGCCCTCGGCCTGCTCTACAAGCGCCGGCCCATCGTCGAGACCGACCGCGACATCCTCGCGCGTACCACGGTCGTCACCACGAACGTGCACTACGCCACGCACCGACTCGACGACGAGGGCGTCGTCGTGCTGAAGACCAAGGGGGCCGCCGCGTGA
- a CDS encoding Rmf/CrpP fold protein — MASRVELTRALIAGRNAARANQPATACPHPERTLARAAWIRGYAQVRPIAAA; from the coding sequence GTGGCCAGCAGGGTTGAACTGACCCGAGCACTCATTGCGGGCCGCAACGCCGCCCGGGCGAATCAGCCCGCGACTGCCTGCCCGCACCCCGAGCGCACGCTCGCCCGCGCCGCGTGGATTCGCGGGTACGCGCAGGTCCGGCCGATCGCCGCCGCGTAG
- a CDS encoding phage minor capsid protein has protein sequence MSPDQVEYLAATTVDLYADVEQHLLALVARQLAAGMEAPGWAVAKLAALSPLRRAADALLDVLAGQVDAEVRRVVAEAYESGRHSALAELGVLADEDRRTVTEHTPQAQAVDRLAAETIETVTATHRGILRAVEDGYRQVVAEATAAPLLGTETRRQATQQAMIRFADRGVSSFRDRAGRRWALTSYAEMAVRTSVARAATEAHMTTLAAGGVDLVVVSNSPRECPLCRPWERAVLSIGGPDGPRTVHVEHAVEDGRMVRVNVAGSLDEARRAGLQHPNCRHSVSGYTPGVTRTEDATPDPAGYEAGQRQRAIERKIRRYKNRAAAATTPEGKRAAEAKVRQWQGAMRDHLAAHPDLRRLRAREQRGASNLPTPTTTPPADVMQAARVRAGDDATLREMTDEQLGAAIRPGVLDDRGIARIEAEADRRDEAELRAAIFPTGRLLDDLTGTGDDVLAWAQQHATDDELLHIAAEYDRRYPQPAPDYPEPTGDPVEDALAVDAALDEALAPGAPSETWGRVDDAEPSLADAATPERVAELAEIADMREASRPTRKQARALYDEWVYTQWLQAEEECRGVLLNRRGEAAGIDPVSLFSGPARSAYAYASEELKRWWGTHPRKTQQQFVAEATGQNRRDIEISQRAENDARNRHDA, from the coding sequence GTGTCCCCCGATCAGGTCGAGTACCTCGCCGCCACGACTGTCGACCTGTACGCCGACGTCGAGCAGCACCTGCTCGCCCTGGTTGCCCGGCAGCTCGCCGCCGGTATGGAGGCGCCCGGGTGGGCCGTCGCCAAGCTCGCCGCTCTCTCCCCGCTCCGCCGCGCGGCCGACGCCCTGCTCGACGTCCTCGCCGGACAGGTCGACGCCGAGGTACGTCGCGTCGTCGCCGAGGCGTACGAGTCCGGCCGACACTCCGCCCTCGCCGAGCTGGGCGTGCTGGCGGACGAGGACCGGCGCACCGTCACCGAACACACCCCGCAGGCGCAGGCCGTCGACCGCCTCGCCGCCGAGACCATCGAGACCGTCACCGCCACGCACCGCGGGATTCTGCGGGCCGTCGAGGACGGGTACCGGCAAGTCGTCGCCGAGGCCACCGCGGCGCCCCTGCTCGGTACGGAGACGCGCAGGCAGGCCACCCAGCAGGCCATGATCCGGTTTGCCGACCGGGGCGTGTCATCGTTCCGGGACCGTGCCGGCCGACGTTGGGCCCTGACGTCGTATGCCGAGATGGCCGTGCGCACCAGCGTTGCCCGGGCGGCGACCGAGGCGCACATGACCACGCTCGCCGCCGGCGGCGTCGACCTGGTCGTCGTCTCCAACTCGCCGCGCGAGTGCCCGCTGTGCCGACCGTGGGAGCGCGCCGTACTGTCCATCGGCGGCCCGGACGGACCCCGCACGGTCCACGTCGAGCACGCCGTCGAAGACGGCCGCATGGTCCGGGTGAACGTCGCCGGATCACTCGACGAAGCGCGCCGCGCAGGGTTGCAGCACCCCAATTGCCGGCACTCCGTCAGCGGCTACACCCCCGGCGTCACCCGCACCGAGGACGCGACGCCCGACCCGGCAGGCTACGAAGCAGGCCAACGGCAACGCGCCATTGAGCGGAAGATCCGGCGGTACAAGAACCGCGCCGCCGCGGCCACCACCCCGGAGGGCAAGCGCGCGGCAGAGGCCAAGGTGCGCCAGTGGCAAGGCGCCATGCGCGACCACCTCGCCGCACACCCGGACCTGCGCCGCCTACGGGCGCGCGAGCAGCGCGGGGCGTCCAACCTGCCCACCCCGACCACCACCCCGCCGGCCGACGTCATGCAGGCCGCCCGCGTGCGCGCCGGCGACGACGCCACCCTGCGCGAGATGACCGACGAGCAACTCGGCGCCGCCATCCGCCCGGGCGTCCTCGACGACCGCGGCATCGCCCGGATCGAAGCCGAAGCGGACCGCCGCGACGAGGCCGAGCTGCGCGCCGCCATCTTCCCCACCGGCCGCCTGCTCGACGATCTCACCGGCACCGGCGACGACGTCCTCGCATGGGCGCAGCAGCACGCCACCGACGACGAGCTGCTGCACATCGCGGCCGAGTACGACCGCCGGTACCCCCAGCCGGCACCGGACTACCCCGAGCCGACCGGCGACCCGGTCGAGGACGCCCTCGCCGTCGACGCCGCCCTCGACGAGGCCCTCGCCCCCGGGGCGCCGTCGGAGACATGGGGCCGCGTCGACGACGCCGAGCCGTCCCTCGCCGATGCGGCGACGCCCGAGAGGGTCGCGGAACTGGCCGAGATTGCCGATATGCGCGAGGCCAGCCGACCGACCCGCAAGCAGGCGCGCGCCCTGTACGACGAGTGGGTTTACACCCAGTGGCTACAGGCCGAGGAGGAATGCCGGGGCGTCCTGCTCAACCGTCGCGGAGAGGCCGCCGGTATCGATCCTGTCTCGCTCTTCTCCGGTCCGGCCCGGTCCGCATACGCTTACGCTTCTGAGGAGTTGAAACGCTGGTGGGGCACCCACCCGCGCAAGACGCAACAGCAGTTCGTCGCCGAGGCGACAGGCCAGAACCGGCGCGACATCGAGATATCGCAGCGTGCGGAGAACGACGCGCGCAACCGGCACGACGCGTAG